One Euphorbia lathyris chromosome 1, ddEupLath1.1, whole genome shotgun sequence DNA segment encodes these proteins:
- the LOC136203231 gene encoding cytochrome P450 726A27-like codes for MSIQQGQIPAVVFSSVETANQVLKIQGDLFSERPRLLSREIASYNYMDMASAPYGDYWRQIRKITTLQFLSPKRILSFQSVREEQISNFIKLLGSKEGSSVNLPRIISDLIDNIFLITILGKNGESEQTILPMLENMQKEVIAGIASDLFPSLKFLLDFLSGAKSRMQKVHKDTDNVLEDIINEHRNQTSFGDNFLDLLLNQQKNGEREFPLTNQSIKANILQMFGARKTAFKALEGSIAELMKNPKVMRKAQEEVRRVFGEKGKVEESRIQELKYLKSVIKETLRLHPPITFIFRQCKERTKIMGYDIRPKTTIMVNAWAIGRDPIVWNEPEKFYPERFEDSQIDYRGGNMELIPFGAGKRICPAITLAITYMELLLANLLYHFDWKLPDGITPANLDMTEIFHGTFKRKEDLNMIPIPFSPLSQDQVKKITSSEFME; via the exons ATGAGCATTCAACAAGGCCAAATCCCGGCAGTTGTGTTTTCTTCGGTAGAAACAGCCAACCAAGTCCTCAAAATTCAGGGCGACCTATTCAGTGAACGTCCACGTCTCCTCTCCCGAGAAATTGCAAGTTACAATTACATGGACATGGCATCTGCGCCATATGGAGATTATTGGAgacaaataaggaaaattacaaCACTCCAATTTCTTAGTCCGAAAAGGATATTATCCTTCCAATCAGTCCGAGAAGAACAAATATCAAATTTCATAAAATTGCTTGGTTCTAAAGAGGGGTCATCTGTCAATCTTCCGAGAATCATCTCAGATTTGATTGATAATATTTTTCTGATAACCATATTGGGTAAGAATGGGGAAAGTGAACAAACTATATTACCTATGTTAGAAAATATGCAGAAGGAAGTAATTGCTGGTATTGCTTCTGATTTATTCCCTTCCTTGAAATTCTTACTTGATTTTCTAAGTGGAGCAAAGTCAAGAATGCAGAAAGTGCACAAAGACACAGACAATGTACTTGAAGACATCATAAATGAACACAGAAATCAAACCAGCTTTGGAGATAACTTTTTGGATCTTCTTTTGAATCAACAGAAAAATGGAGAACGGGAATTTCCATTAACAAACCAAAGCATCAAAGCAAATATTCTG CAAATGTTCGGTGCGAGGAAGACAGCCTTTAAAGCTCTGGAAGGGTCTATTGCAGAGCTGATGAAGAACCCAAAAGTAATGAGAAAAGCACAAGAAGAGGTGAGGAGAGTCTTTGGAGAAAAGGGAAAAGTGGAGGAATCAagaattcaagaattaaaatactTGAAATCAGTTATTAAAGAAACTCTTAGATTACATCCACCAATAACCTTCATTTTCAGACAATGCAAGGAAAGAACAAAAATTATGGGATACGATATTCGCCCCAAAACTACAATTATGGTTAACGCTTGGGCAATTGGAAGAGACCCAATTGTTTGGAATGAACCTGAAAAGTTCTATCCAGAAAGATTTGAAGATAGTCAAATAGATTATAGAGGTGGAAATATGGAATTAATACCATTCGGTGCAGGAAAAAGAATATGTCCAGCAATTACTTTGGCCATAACTTATATGGAGCTTCTGCTTGCAAACTTACTATATCATTTTGATTGGAAACTACCTGATGGAATCACACCTGCCAATCTTGATATGACTGAAATTTTTCATGGTACctttaaaagaaaagaagatctTAACATGATTCCCATCCCATTTTCTCCATTGTCTCAAGATCAGGTCAAGAAAATTACATCTTCAGAATTCATGGAATAA